Part of the Verrucomicrobiota bacterium genome, ACGAGGGGCTTCAATTCTCCACGAGTGGAATGAGCACGCGAATTGTTGGTGAAACAGGGCTCGTCATGGAGGCCCTCGGACGTCAGTTCGAGAAGATTCAAAGTCATGGAAAAGCGACCTTGATGATTAAAGCTGGACCCGGTCGACTGGAATACAACGGACGCCACAACCGGGAACTTTAAGTCGTCACTTCGAATGAGAAGCGATCTTGGCTGGTTCTTTTCCCTTTGTCAGGAGGGAGGACTCCTCACTGCGGAACAAGCGCATCAACTGATCACCGAGATCGACTTTGCGTCGACCCTCGAAGAGGTCGCGGACCGAACGGCGGCCCATGGCTGGATCTCCCGCCCCGAAGATGTGCGCAACCAGGTCAAAGAAGCGGGAAAACGCTCCAAAAAAGGGGATACTGCCCCGGAACTAACACCACCACCACAGGTCGATTTAGCTGGAAATGCCCCCGACTTTGCAAGTTGGCAGTCGATGGATGATACGAGCCTCAAATCCGCCATGGGAGATT contains:
- a CDS encoding YkoF family thiamine/hydroxymethylpyrimidine-binding protein yields the protein MESSFEVSLYPLTEDYETSVLTFLDALEDEGLQFSTSGMSTRIVGETGLVMEALGRQFEKIQSHGKATLMIKAGPGRLEYNGRHNREL